TCTGCCCGCCGTGCCTGCCTCCCACCCTTCGGCGCCCTCGCGCAAACCCGCGCAGACGGCCGCCCAGCGCGCGCTGCAGAAGGGCCAGCAGACGCGCGCCACCATCCTCGACGGGGCGCTGTCGCTGGCCGCGCAGGTCGGGCTGGAGGGCCTGTCCATCGGCGCGCTGGCCGAGGTCTGCGGCATGAGCAAATCGGGTGTCTTCGCCCACTTCGGCTCCCGCGAGGACCTGCAGATCGCCGTCATCCGCGAGTACCACGACCGCTTCGAGCGCGAGGTCTTCTTCCCCGCGCTGGACCAGCCGCGCGGCCTGCCGCGGCTGACCGCGCTGTTCCAGCGCTGGGTGCACAAGGTGTCGGAGGAGATCGACTCCGGCTGCATCTACATCAGCGGCGCGGTCGAGTTCGACGACCGGCCGGGCCCGGTGCGCGACGCGCTGGCCGGCATGGTCAGCGCCTGGCAGTCGGCGATGGAGCGGGCGATCCGCCTGGCCATCGACGAGGGCCACCTGCGCGCCGACACCGACCCGCTGCAGCTGCTGTTCGAGCTGCACGGGCTGGTGCTGGCCCTCCACCACGACGCCCGCTTCCTGCGCCACCCCGAGGCGCCTCAGCGCGCCCGGGCCGGCTTCGAGAACGTGCTGTCGCGCCACCGGGTGGCGGCCGAGGTGACCGCCGTCCGAAGCACGCGGCGGGCCGACCGCGCCGTGGCCCGCTGAACCGCCTCACCACCCCTCTTCACACTCGTTCCCGTCGGGAGACCCACCATGCCCCAGTACAACCCGCCGCTGCGCGACATGCAGTTCGTCCTGCACGAGCTGTTCAACGCCACCGAGACGCTGAAGGCCCTGCCGGCCCATGCGGACATCGACGCCGAGACCATCAACGCGGTGCTGGAGGAGGGCGGCAAGTTCGCCGCCGAGGTGCTGTTCCCGCTCAACCGGTCGGGCGACGAGGAGGGCTGCACGCTGGACGCGAAGACCCACGAGGTGACCGCGCCGAAGGGCTTCAAGGAAGCCTACGCGAAGTACGTCGAAGGCGGCTGGCCGGCGCTGGGCTGCGATCCGGCCTACGGCGGGCAGGGCCTGCCGCTGGTGGTGAACCAGTGCTTCTACGAGATGCTGAACTCGGCCAACCAGGCCTGGACCATGTACCCCGGCCTGTCGCACGGCGCCTACGAGGCGCTGCACGCCCACGGCACCGACGAGCAGAAGGCGACCTACCTGCCCAAGCTGACCAGCGGTGAATGGACCGGCACCATGTGCCTGACCGAGCCGCATTGCGGCACCGACCTCGGCCTGCTGCGCACCAAGGCCGAGCCGCAGCCGGACGGCACCTACCGCATCACCGGCAACAAGATCTTCATCTCCGCCGGCGAGCACGACCTGGCGGCGAACATCGTGCACCTGGTGCTGGCCCGCCTGCCCGACGCGCCGGCCGGCAGCAAGGGCATCTCGCTGTTCGTGGTGCCCAAGTTCAGCGTCAATGCCGACGGCAGCCTGGGCGCGCGCAACGGCATCTTCTGCACCGGCCTCGAGCACAAGATGGGCATCCACGGCAACGCCACCGCCCAGCTCACGCTGGAGAACGCGGTGGGCACGCTGGTCGGCCAGCCGCACAAGGGCCTGCAGGCCATGTTCGTGATGATGAACGCCGCCCGCCTGGGCGTGGGCATGCAGTCGCTCGGCCTGACCGAGGTGGCCTACCAGAACGCGGTGGCCTACGCCAAGGACCGGCTGCAGATGCGCGCGCTGTCCGGCCCGAAGGCGCCCGACAAGCCGGCCGATCCCATCATCGTGCACCCGGACGTGCGCCGCATGCTGCTCACCGCGCGGGCCTATGCCGAAGGCGCGCGGGCGCTGTGCATCCACACCGCGCTGCTGCTCGACCAGGAGGTGTCGTCGGCCGACGAACAGCGGCGCAAGGACGCCGCCGACGAGGTGGCCCTGCTCACCCCCATCGTCAAGGCCTTCATCACCGACAACGCCTGGATCGCGACCACGAACTGCCAGCAGGTGTTCGGCGGCCACGGCTACATCCGCGAGTGGGGGATGGAGCAGTACGTGC
The sequence above is a segment of the Aquabacterium sp. J223 genome. Coding sequences within it:
- a CDS encoding TetR/AcrR family transcriptional regulator, which encodes MPASHPSAPSRKPAQTAAQRALQKGQQTRATILDGALSLAAQVGLEGLSIGALAEVCGMSKSGVFAHFGSREDLQIAVIREYHDRFEREVFFPALDQPRGLPRLTALFQRWVHKVSEEIDSGCIYISGAVEFDDRPGPVRDALAGMVSAWQSAMERAIRLAIDEGHLRADTDPLQLLFELHGLVLALHHDARFLRHPEAPQRARAGFENVLSRHRVAAEVTAVRSTRRADRAVAR
- a CDS encoding acyl-CoA dehydrogenase C-terminal domain-containing protein, with product MPQYNPPLRDMQFVLHELFNATETLKALPAHADIDAETINAVLEEGGKFAAEVLFPLNRSGDEEGCTLDAKTHEVTAPKGFKEAYAKYVEGGWPALGCDPAYGGQGLPLVVNQCFYEMLNSANQAWTMYPGLSHGAYEALHAHGTDEQKATYLPKLTSGEWTGTMCLTEPHCGTDLGLLRTKAEPQPDGTYRITGNKIFISAGEHDLAANIVHLVLARLPDAPAGSKGISLFVVPKFSVNADGSLGARNGIFCTGLEHKMGIHGNATAQLTLENAVGTLVGQPHKGLQAMFVMMNAARLGVGMQSLGLTEVAYQNAVAYAKDRLQMRALSGPKAPDKPADPIIVHPDVRRMLLTARAYAEGARALCIHTALLLDQEVSSADEQRRKDAADEVALLTPIVKAFITDNAWIATTNCQQVFGGHGYIREWGMEQYVRDARINMIYEGTNTIQSLDLLGRKVLADNGAKLKAFGKQIAAFVEEEGVNEAMQEFINPLADLGDKVTKLTTEVGMKAFGNADEVGAAAVDYLRVVGHLVFAYFFARMAKVALEKEGSGDPFYTAKLHTARFYFAKLLPETASLIRSCRAGLKPLMAMDEALF